The DNA sequence TGGGCAGGTTATCTGGCGTACAGACAGAAAATAGGAAACTTACAGATCAATGCAGGATTAAGATTTGAAAATACCAACAGTATTTCCAATGCAGTTACCGTGGATTCCGTTGTTACAAGAAATTATCTGAAATGGCTGCCTTCATTAAGTGCAAATTATACTTTTAATAAATCCAGTGAGTTTTCCCTTTCTTACAGCAGGAAAATAACGAGACCGGTTTTCTCTCAGCTTAATCCGTTCCGGTTTTATTTCAGTCCGTTAAATTACTGGATAGGAAATCCTTATCTGCTTCCTTCCTTTACAAGCCAGATAAAAGCAACCTATCGATATAAAAACTGGATCACCAGCTTTACAGTTGGAAAAGAAAAAGATGTGATGACACGTTATCCATTGTACAACCCGGAAACGAATGTATTGGAGTATCTGGGAACGAATCTTCCGTACAGGAACTTTGCTGTTTTGGAAACCAGCTTTCCAATCCGAATTACAAAATGGTGGAATATTACCAGCCAGATCACGGGATATTATAATGATGAATTCAGGCCTTATCTGGATGAGGTTTTTGCATTGAAAATTTACAATTTTGAAGTAAGGCTAAACCAGGTGTTTTCCCTTCCAAAAGGATTTACCGTAAACGTATTTGCTAACTATGAATCAAAAACGGGAAATAGTCTTTACATTATCAAACCAAGATATACCGTAGATGTATCAGTGCAAAAGTCGTGGTTTGATAACCAACTGAACACTAAATTGGGTTTTAATAATCTTTTGGATTCTTATGAGCAACGATTGGAATTCCGGCACAAGCAGATTATGGATAATCGTTTTACCCATTGGTGGGATAGCCGCCGATTGGTATTTTCTCTCAGTTATAATCTAGGAAGTTCAAAATATCAGGTTAAAGAAACCCAGAAGACAGAAGAAGAAAACAGAACGAGATAAGAAAGCCTGCTTTTTAAAGCAGGCTTTCGTTTTTATTATGGACATTGACATCTGTCGCATGTCCAGATATAACAATTTCCTGCATCATCCCACTCGCAGCATCTTCTGCCTGTTGAGATTGGTGCGCCTCCCATTACGGATTTCTGTTGCTCTCTTCCTAGTTTTTGTGCATTTTTCAGCACCGGATTGTTCTTGTTCATGACTTTGATTTTTGGTGTTAATAGTTAAGTTTTAAGAAATATAATTTCGCGAAAATTATATCACTAATATAGGAAATTAAATAATATGATTATCTGTTTTTTTGTTCTTATGTAGATGGAAAATAGTAAGTTGTAGATGTTTTTGGAGCTATTCACTACAGTTGGCTTTACAGACAAGGAAATTTTGTTGAAGGGTGCTGATTTTAGAGATCAAATTTAATGCATAAAATAATCCAAAAGTTTTACAGGTAGAGACCTTTACTTATATTTGTAGTATTGCATAAATCTTTATGAGACTAAACATTAAAAACGAAACGGGTAGGCTGAAGTCAGTAGTTCTAGGCCAGCCTAATTCATTGGGAGCAGTTCCCACACTAGAGGAAAGTTATGACGCAAAGTCATATTACTCAATCGAACACAATATTTATCCTAAAGAAGAGGATATTATTAATGAAATGAACGCTTTTGAAGCAGTTTTAAAAAAGTATGACGTTGAAGTACTGCGTCCAAGTATCATCAAAGATTACAACCAGGTTTTCTCAAGAGATGTAGCCTTTGTGATTGACGATAAGATGATCATTTCCAATGTGATCGCGGACAGAGCAGACGAGCAGGAGGCATACAAAAGCGTTTTTGAGAAAGTAGCATGGAGAAAGATCATCAACCTTCCGGAAACAGCTCATATTGAAGGAGGAGATGTGATCGTATGGAATGATTTCCTTTTTATAGGAACCTGCTTCAGTGAAGATTACAGAAACTATAAGACGGCAAGAACAAACGAATATGCCATTGAAATCTTAAAAGAATATTTTCCAAAGAAAAGAATTATTGACCTGGAACTGAAGAAAAACGATAAAGTTCCGTTTGAAGGTATCCTGCATTTGGACTGTACATTTAATCCCGTAGGAGAAGACAAATGTATCATTTATAAAAACGGATTTGTAGATGAAAGTGATTACCGCTTAATCATCGATATTTTCGGAGAAGAAAACTGCTTCCATATCAATGATGAAGAAATGTTTGAAATGTTCCCGAATATCTTCTCAATTGCTCCTGATGTAGTAGTTTCAGACAAAGCATTCACAAGAATGAATGACCATTTGAGAAACGTATGGGGAATGACCGTTGAAGAAATCCCTTACAGAGAAATCTCTAAAATGGGTGGTTTGTTGAGATGTTCTACAATGCCGCTTGTGAGAGAATAATGGAGTAGGAGTGTTTTAGGGTTTGAGAGTGGGAGAGTTGTAGTCTTTCAATCTTCAATCTTTTAATTTTTTAAATCAAAAACAATGCAAACAACAGATACAGTATTAATGATAGAACCGATTGCATTCGGTTACAACGCTGAGACAGCAAAAAACAATTATTTTCAGGTAGAACAGACGGGTTCTGATATCCAGTCAAAAGCTTTGGCCGAGTTCAATACCTTTGTTGGAAAGCTGAGAGGAAAAGGAATTAATGTGATCACTATAAAAGATACATTAGATCCTCATACTCCCGATTCTATTTTCCCAAATAACTGGGTAAGTTTTCACAAGGATGGAAAAGTGGTTTTATATCCGATGTTCGCTTCCAACAGAAGAGTAGAAAGAAGAGATGATATTATTGAAAGCATCAAAGATCAGGGCTTTGAAGTTACAGAAATTGATGATTGGTCTTTTCCTGAAACTCAGGGACATTTCCTGGAAGGAACAGGAAGTATGATTTTCGATCACGATAACAAAATTGCTTACGGATCTGTTTCTTTGAGACTGGATGAAAAACTGTTCAGAGAATTCTGTGCAAAATTCGGATTCACTCCGGTTGTATTCCATTCATTTCAGACAGTAGGAACAGAAAGGCTTCCAATCTATCACACCAACGTAATGATGTGTGTGGCAGATAAATTTGTTGTAATCTGTCTTGATTGTATTGATGATGAATTGGAAAGAGAAAAAGTAGTGGAAACTATTAAAGGTTCCGGAAAAGAAATCATCGAAATTTCAGAAGAGCAGATGCAGCAGTTTGCAGGAAATATGCTTCAGGTTCAGAATAAGGATGGTGAGAAATTCCTGGTGATGAGCCAGACTGCTTACCAGTCTTTAACTACAGAACAAGTTGCAGCTATTGAAAAATACTGCGAAATTATCTATTCAGACCTGAATACAATTGAAGTAAATGGAGGAGGAAGTGCAAGATGTATGCTTGCTGAGGTTTTTCTTCCAAAAAAATAATATATTTACGAAAAAATTAATTGAACCCATTATCAAGTAAAGGTTTACATATTCTTCTGACTTTGGAAACGGAGTCAGAAGATTTGTTATTAGACAGCAAAGGTTTTCTGGCGTTTACAGAAGAAATTCTGAAAACCAAAGAGGTAGAAATTGTAGGAGTAACCAATCATATTTTTGAAAATGACAGTTTTACTTCCGCAGTAATCCTTAAAGAGTCTCACCTTTGTATCCACACGTGGCCGGAATTTAAACAGCTTACTTTTGATGTTTTCCTTTGCAATTATACACAGGACAACACCACAAAAGTAGAGCAGATTGCAGATGAGGTGGTTCAGTATTTTAAAGCTAATACCATTCAAAAACACAAAATTTACAGATAAAAATGCACTATGTCTGCCCAGCATGCGAATCAGAAAATACATTAGATCTCACCTTTCCTATCGAGGAATATGTTTGTAAAACCTGCTCTCACCTCATTGATGTAGCAGGAAATAAAAAGACTAAACATTTGAAAGTACCGACAGAAAATGTTGTCTTGGATGTCGGACAGAAAGGAGAAATTAACGGTGTAGAATATACGGTCGTTGCAATTACTGTCAAAAGATACGGAAACAGTATTTTCTGGCGGGAATATTCTTTAAAAGACAGCAAAGGAAATGATGCTTTCCTGAGTGAAAGTGACGGACATTGGGTTTTCCTGACCTCAATGCACCCTGATGATTTTAAAGGTAAAAATTCAAAATTGCCAACCTATCTCGGACGAACTTATCGCTGGTATGAAAATACTCCATGCAGTATCGATGCGGCAGCCGGATTTTTTGATGAACATCTGGATTTCAATCTTGCTACTTACCAGGAATACGTCAACGGAACCCGTATGATCTCACAGGAGACGGTGGGTAAAAAAAATCAATACTTCTACGGAGTTCACATTTCAAAACATGAGGTTAAAAGAGCTTTCAAAATAGCTCATATGCCTTATTATACAGGAATTGGGATTGTTCAACCTTATTATTTTGATATCAGACAGGCGATAAACATTTTTTGTATAGCAGCGTTATTGATATGCCTGCTTCAGCTGTATGTTTATGCATCAAGAACTAACGAAACCGTTTTTGCGGAAACCATCAATTTTTCTGATGTAAAAGATAAGGAATTGGTCAGCAAAAGCTTCACCCTCTCAGGAGGCTCAGCACCGTTAAAAGTCAATGCATTTTCAGGAGTTGATAATTCCTGGGCAAATATCCAGTTGAGTCTTGTGAATGAAAAGACCAATGAAATTATCTATACTTCCAAAGATATCGAACAATATCATGGTTACGAAGATGGAGAAAGCTGGTCAGAAGGAAGTCAGTCCGAAGATTTTAATCTGTGTGGGGTAGGCTCCGGAAAATATCACTTCATTATTTCAGCCGAAAAAGAAGGAGGCTTACCTTCATTTTCAGGTCTTACATCGCCTGATTCAAAGATCATGATATCACGGGATAAATCAGGAATCATTGAGATTACTGATATATTCAAGGTGCAGACCAAAACTTTTACAGACGGACAGACGCTGGAAAAAGATACCTCGGAAGTAATCAGGCTTGCCAAAGCATCGTTCGGAACTCAAAAGCTGGACTCCCTGATTAATACTGAAGCACTTAGACTCACTACAGACCCCATTTCAAGCAATACCTATGTACAGCTCAAAGCAACCTGGCTTCCCGTTTCATTCTGGAACTTCGGATTTATTTTATTCATAATGGTTGTTCTCTTTGTAGCGATGTGGATAGGAAGACATTTCTTTAATGTGAATAAATGGAAGAATAGTTCAAATACCCCTTATGCCACATCATGATGACTAATATTTTAAATTACATAAGACAAAACTGGATAATCTGCCTGATCGGAGGATTCTGCCTGACTTGGTTTGTATATCTTACCTATCAGGGAAATCAGGTCTGCGACTGTGCCAAGACAGAAACATACCGCGACGGAACCACAAGAAGCCATTCCAGAGTAGGATTCTACAGATACTATCACAAATAAAAATATAAAAACTATGGACAACATCAATTTCTTACCCATATTAAACTCGGTTCTTTATTCATTTTTAGGAATCGCCATTTTGCTTGCATGTTATTTCATTATTGAAAAAATTACTCCTGAAAAAACATGGCATGAGATCGCCCAGAACAAAAATATAGCAATTGCTATTGTCTTCGCGGCATTTATTATCGGGATTTCAATGATTATAAGCGCTGCAATTCATGGATAAGAAGAGGATTCCTCTTGAGCTGCTTTTATTGTTTTCAGTATTCGTCATTGCTACATGTGGATTGATTTATGAACTGGTGGCCGGAGCCCTGGCGAGCTATCTTTTAGGAGACTCTGTAAAGCAGTTTTCCTTTATTATCGGGGTGTATTTATTTTCAATGGGAGTAGGTTCCTATTTTGCGAAATTCATCAAAGGGAACCTGATCGATAAATTTATTGAGATTGAGATTCTGGTAGGAATCGTAGGCGGAATCAGCTCTGTTGTGCTCTTTACTTTGTTTAATACACTTGCACATTTTGAAAGCGTTCTCTACCTTTTCGTCTTTTTCACAGGATGTCTCGTTGGAGTGGAAATTCCGCTTTTAATGAATATTCTGAAAGATAGAGTACAGTTTAAAGATTTAGTTTCCAATGTCTTTGCCTTCGATTATATCGGGGCTTTGCTGGCATCCATTCTATTTCCGCTGGTTTTGATTCCGAAGCTGGGAATTGTCAAGACACCTTTGTTTTTCGGACTCATTAATATTTCGATCGCTATATTCTTATGCTATTACCTTAAAAGAGAACTGTCAAAACCGTTTTCATTAAAAGTAAAATCAATTTCAGCATTTATTGTATTGGTAGGACTTTTTATTTTCTCTGATACTATTTTGTCTTATTCTGAAGAAAAATTATATGGTGAAAATGTAGTCTATACCAAAAGCTCTCCTTACCAAAGGATTGTTTTAACAAGAAATACTCATGAATTTCGCTTGTATTTGAATAATAACTTACAGTTTTCTTCCACTGACGAATACCGCTATCATGAAGCTTTAGTACATCCGGCGATGTCTATGGCAAAAAAGATTGATAACGTTCTGATTCTGGGAGGTGGCGACGGTTTTGCAGCGAGAGAAGTGTTAAAATATAAAGACGTTAAAAAAATCACACTGGTAGATCTTGATGGAGAAATGACTCAGTTTTTCAAGACCAACGAAACCATGCGAAGACTGAACCAGAATTCTTTTTCCAATCCGAAAGTGGAGATCATTAATAAAGACGCTTACATTTGGGTAAAGGAGAGCAAAAAAAAGTTTGATGTTATCATCATAGACTTTCCGGATCCATCCAATTACAGCTTAGGAAAACTATACTCCCTGCAGTTTTATAAAGAATTGGAAAGACTGACTACCCTTGATACAAAGATTGTGGTTCAGACCACCTCTCCGTATTTCGCGCCTAAATCTTTCTGGTGTATAGAAAAAACGATCAATCAGATTTTTCCTTTCACAGCAGCGTATCACACCTATGTTCCGTCTTTCGGAGAATGGGGATTTTCTATGGCTTCATTTGAGCCCATCAACAACAGGATTTACAGAAAACTTCCCGGTTTGAAATACTATGATTATAATTTTTCACAGATGTCTTATTTCAATAAAGATATGAAGGTGAAAGATGTAGAAGTTAACCGTCTGGATAACCAGATACTAGTTCGTTATTTTGATGAAGAGTGGGGAAAAGTACAGTAGAAAGGATTTTCTTAAAACTATATTTTTAGGTAGCCTTATGCTTCCCTTTTTGCAGTATTGCGGAAAGAAAGTAAAATCATTGCTGCTGAAGATCACCGGAACCAATCATGTTCTCGGACATCGGCTGTGGGCAAAAGATTTTCCACAGTTTTCGGAAGTTGTCCACACTAAGTATCTTATTGTCGGAGGTGGAATCTCCGGTCTTTCAGCGTGCAGGTTTTTCAGTCAGAATAATGAACAGGATTATCTTCTCCTTGAAATGGAAAATCATCTGGGAGGAAATTCTTCCAACGGCCAGAATTCATTTTCAAAATTTCCGTTAGGAGCCCATTATTTACCGTTGCCGAACAAAGAGAATATAGAAATCATCGAATTCCTGAAAGAATGCGGAATCTGTTTAGGAATTGAGGATAGCGGAGAACCAATCCTTGATGAATACCAAATGACTTTCCCACAGCAGGAAAGACTGTTCTATAAAAACTCCTGGCAGAACGATATTGTTCCACAAAGAGGAATTTCAGCAGAAATCCAGCAAGAGCTTAACCGTTTTTTTAAGTTGATGGACGAATTTCGTTTAAAGAAAGATGCAGAAGGAAAATATTGGTTTGCTATTCCTGTACATGATTCTAGCAAAGATGATGAGGTTTTGAAGCTTGAAAAGGTCATTTTTAAAGACTGGCTCAAAGAAAATAATTATCACTCCGAAGAACTCCTTTGGCTGCTGGATTATTCCTGCAGAGATGACTTCGGATTAGGAATAGATTACGTTTCTGCATGGGCAGGAATTCATTATTTTGCAGGAAGAAAAAACAATTGGAGTACGAAATATAAAGATCAGGTCTTCACATGGCCTGAAGGAAATGCAAGATTGGCAAAACATTTTTCAAAATATACAGAAGGAAAGCATAGGTCCGGAAATCTGGTTTTTGATGTGAAAATTAATGATAAAGTTGAAGTTCTTAGTTTTGATAACACTCAGAAAAAAACAAAGAAAATCATTGCAGATAAAGTACTGTTTGCATCACCGCAGTTTGTAAACGAAAGGATTTTTAATCATCAGAAAGCGGCTTCATTCAACTATGTTCCCTGGCTTTTAACAACCATTACCCTGAAGAATGAATTCGGAGGGGATGAAGAGTTGGCCTGGGATAATGTGATTTATGGATCTTCGGGATTGGGGTATATTTTTGATCAGCATCAGAATCTGAATCAGATTATGGGTGAAAAAGTGATTACCCATTATAAGAGTTTTTCAACCGGAGATTGTAGGAAAGCAAGGAAAAAACTGTATGCTATGAAAGATGCTGAACTGAAAACTTTAGTTTTGGAGGATCTGAAGAAAGCACATCCTTTGATAGAGGATTTTATTCTGGAAATGCAGTTTCATAAAATAGGACATGCCATGATTGCTCCGGTTCCTGATCAGATTTTTGGAGAAAAAACCAAAACAGCAAAAGAACCTATTGAAGATAAAATTTTCTTTGCTCATTCCGATATTTCAGGAATATCTATTTTTGAAGAAGCTTTCTATCAGGGAATCCGGACTGCAGAAAGAATGATTTAAAATAATACAATGAAACAGCCCTGGATACATAATGCAAAAACAGACTGGTGGTTTATCTTATCACCGCCTTTTGTGGTATTGCTGATTATCTTTCTTTTTCAGAAACAGATTCAGGGGCTGGAAAATCATTATTCCTTTTACACATGGCTTTTTCTGATTGTTTTTGTAGATGTGGCTCACGTGTATTCTACACTGTTCAAAACCTATTTTGTAAAAGGAGAAGTACAGAAGAATAAGCTGCTTTATCTCGGTATTCCTGCTGTAAGCTGGATATTGGGAATTGCCCTGTTCCAATTCGGGAGTCTGACATTCTGGTCGGTACTGGCACTGGTTGCCGTTTTTCATTTTATACGGCAGCAGTACGGATTTATGAGAATCTATGCCCGTTTTGAACCGAATAATTGGAGCAAGAAAATAGATGAGGTGGCTGTTTATTCCGCAACAATCTATCCTATGTTATACTGGTTCAGTACACCGCGTGCTTTTACCTGGTTTGTTAATAATGAATTTGACTGGCTTAAAAATCTTCCGGATTATACTCATTTACTCACAGTCATATATTTTAGCATTCTGATTATCTGGATTGTTAAAACTGCTTTTGAAGCTTTTAAAACCAAAAGAATTAATATTCCCAAAACAGCACTGATCTCGGGAACTTTTCTTTCCTGGTATTTTGGAATAGTGTATTTCAACAATGATCTTCTTTTTACTTTTCTGAATGTGGTTTCCCATGGGATTCCTTATATCGCATTGATTTATATCAGGGAAATACATCAAAAGGAAAATAATAAATTGAATGGGATGCAGATTTTTAAATCTTTTTCAGGAATATTTTTATTTGTGAGCATTATTTTAGGATTTGCCTTTGTAGAAGAATTCTTATGGGAAACGCTGGTTTGGAATGAGCATTTTTCCCTGAATGTGATGCTCTCAGAAAAATGGTTCCAGTTTCTGGTGCCGTTATTAGTCGTGCCTCAGCTTACTCATTATCTGCTGGATGGCTTTATTTGGAGAAAACCAAAAAAAGTTAGCTAACTTTGCGGCAATCTTTAAAATCTAAAAATGAGACAATATTTTCTGTCCTTAGCAATTTTTCTCGGAATCATTGTAGGAGCACAGCAGAAGACATTCTGTAATCCGATCAATATTGATTATGGGTATACTCCTTTCGAAGTTTTTTCAAAACAAGGGAAACACCGTGCTACGGCAGATCCGGTGATTGTTAATTTTAAAAATAAACTGTTTCTTTTTTCTACAAATCAGGAAGGATACTGGTACAGTGATGATATGCTGGATTGGAAGTTTGTCAAAAGGAAATTTCTCAGAGACAATAAATATACCCATGACCTTAATGCTCCCGCTGTCTGGGCTATGAAAGACACTCTGTATGTCTATGGTTCTACCTGGGAACAGGATTTTCCGATCTGGAAAAGCACCAATCCCACGAAAGATGACTGGAAAATTGCTGTGGATACTTTAAAAGTGGGGGCATGGGATCCTGCATTCCATTATGATGAAGATAAAAATAAATTATATCTGTATTGGGGCTCCAGCAATGAGTGGCCGCTGCTGGGAACAGAAGTCAAAGTGAAGAATCTTCAATCCGAAGGTTTTGTAAAACCTATTATTAAACTAAAACCAGAAGATCATGGCTGGGAAAGGTTTGGGGAATACAATGATAATGTTTTTCTTCAGCCTTTTGTAGAAGGAGCGTGGATGACGAAGCATAATGGAAAATATTATATGCAGTATGGTGCTCCGGCAACAGAATTCAGTGGATATTCTGATGGAGTATATGTGAGTAAAAATCCTTTGGAAGGCTTCGAATACCAGCAGCATAATCCGTTTTCCTATAAACCGGGAGGCTTTGCCAGAGGTGCTGGCCACGGAGCTACTTTTGAAGACAATTATAAAAACTGGTGGCACATTTCAACCATCTTTATTTCTACTAAAAATAATTTTGAAAGAAGACTGGGAATCTGGCCGGCAGGTTTTGATAAGGATGATGTAATGTACTGTAATACGGCTTATGGTGATTATCCTACATACCTTCCGCAGTATGCACAGGGAAAAGATTTTACAAAAGGTCTTTTTGCCGGATGGATGCTGTTGAATTATAACAAACCGGTTCAGGTTTCATCTACTTTAGGTGGATATCAGCCTAATTATGCTGTAGATGAAGATATCAAAACATACTGGAGTGCCAAAACGGGAAATTCCGGAGAATGGTTTCAGACAGATCTTGGTGAGGTTTCTACCATCAATGCTATTCAGATCAATTATGCGGATCAGGATGCAGAGTTTATGGGGAAAACTTTAGGGAAAATGCATCAATACAAAATCTACGGTTCCAATGACGGGAAAAAGTGGAATGTGATTGTAGATAAAAGTAAAAATACAAAAGATGTTCCTCATGATTATGTAGAACTGGAGCAGCCCGCAAAAGCCCGTTTCCTGAAAATGGAAAATCTGAAAATGCCTACAGGAAAATTTGCATTGAGTGGTTTCAGGGTATTCGGAAAAGGTGCCGGGAAGCAGCCTGCAAAAGTAGAAGGGTTTGTACCTTTAAGAGCTGACCCTAAGAAATATGGTGAAAGAAGAAGCATCTGGATGAAATGGCAGCAGAATCCTGATGCAGACGGTTACGTAATCTATTTTGGAAAATCTCCTGATAAACTGTACGGAAGCATTATGGTATACGGTAAGAATGAATATTTCTTTACAGGAGCAGACAGAACAGATGCTTACTATTTCCAGATTGAAGCTTTCAATGCCAATGGAGTTTCGGAAAGAACAGCCGTTGCAAAGTCTGAATAAATACAATTAAATTATAAAAAAATGACACGTTTTGAAATATCAGAACGTGTTATTTTTTGTCTGTTTTTTTAAGAAAAGTTTCAATTTTATTGATCAGAAGCTTATCATTGGGCTGCTTATCCCAATCCAGATGTCCACCATTGAACTGATAAGACTCATAGATAACATGGTTTTTATTTAAAATTGAATCTAAGATTTTTGCTTGAGTAGAGGGTATGACACGATCCGAGTTTCCATAATAAGATAAAGTAGGAGGGGAGTTTTCTTTTATCCATTTTACAGGACTTGCGAAATCTATTAGTGATATTCCCGATTTCTGTACACGGGGATCAACAAGTCGTTTTTCCACAAAAGAGTATTCCGGGTAGTTTTTGAAACCAGGATCTGAGAGATCTGCTGGACCAACAATATTAATCACGGCTTTTACTTTTTTATCAGTATCAGATTGATAAGCATATAGCATAGACAAATGCCCGCCGGCGCTGTTTCCTAATAAAATCAGGCTGGGGTTGTAGCCCAGTTTATTTTTTAATAGTTCAGTTACTTTTTTAATATCATCAGTTTGGTTTGGAAGTCCAAATTGAGTAGCCGATGTCAGTCTATAGTTCATATTGACGAAAATATGATCAGGGAATTTCTGCATCATAGAAAGTGTGAAGAAAGTCAATTGTGATTTATTTCCACTGCGCCAGCCTCCACCATGAATCATGATAAATACATCTTTTTTGCCCTGATCTTTTTTGTTGGGAACATACAGATCCATAATCTGTTCCGGGCTATTTCCATAATGAATATTTTCTTCTTTATCAAAGCTTATATCTTTGCCCAGTTCTATCTTTTTCTCTTTACAGCCAGTCCATAGAAAAAACATGATTAAGCAAACCGAAATAATATATATGTTTTTTTTCATAGCAATTAAATATAAAAAATCCGCTGAAAAGAATCAGCGGATACTGTAAAGAATAATTAATTGAATATGAAGAAAGATAATCTTTTATCTTGTTCTGCTTTTGATGGCATCTGATGCACCTTCGATGTCTCGTACTTTTTTCACTTTCTGGTTTCCGAAATTATAGGTAAGACTTACCATTACGTTTCTGTTGTAACGGTTTTGGTGGATGTAATTATAATTGCCGTTCTCCTGGAAGTCCTCAATTTTAACGATATTGGTATTAAGGATGTCATTCACGTTTACTGCAAAAGTCCAGTCGTTCCACATTTTCTTGATGCTGAGGTCTAAGCTCATTAAACCTTTTAGTAATCCAAGTTCGATCTGCTGCTTGTCTACGAAGAAATAATTAACACCAAAGAACCATGTTTTCTTTTTGTCAAGACGGATCGTGTTGTTGGTCTGGATCAAAAGACTTGTAGAATTTGTTTTGTTGGTGTATACTATATCTTTACCATCCTGATTTCTGAATCGGTCTCCTGTTGTAGGATCAATATCAAGGCTTCCATTGTTAATGTTATGCTGTACTCCGATATTGAAGTTGGTTGTCCAGTACTGTTTGAAGAACGACTTCTGAATACCTATCATGGCAGACATTTCCTGTTTATTTCCAAAATTGGTTCTTATATATCTAAGAACAGGATTTTCTCCTACTTTACCGTCAGGTGATACCGGATAACCCTGAAGCGGAACCTGGGTTATAGCATCCTGAATATAGGAATG is a window from the Chryseobacterium indologenes genome containing:
- a CDS encoding dimethylarginine dimethylaminohydrolase family protein, with product MRLNIKNETGRLKSVVLGQPNSLGAVPTLEESYDAKSYYSIEHNIYPKEEDIINEMNAFEAVLKKYDVEVLRPSIIKDYNQVFSRDVAFVIDDKMIISNVIADRADEQEAYKSVFEKVAWRKIINLPETAHIEGGDVIVWNDFLFIGTCFSEDYRNYKTARTNEYAIEILKEYFPKKRIIDLELKKNDKVPFEGILHLDCTFNPVGEDKCIIYKNGFVDESDYRLIIDIFGEENCFHINDEEMFEMFPNIFSIAPDVVVSDKAFTRMNDHLRNVWGMTVEEIPYREISKMGGLLRCSTMPLVRE
- a CDS encoding S-adenosylmethionine decarboxylase family protein, giving the protein MNPLSSKGLHILLTLETESEDLLLDSKGFLAFTEEILKTKEVEIVGVTNHIFENDSFTSAVILKESHLCIHTWPEFKQLTFDVFLCNYTQDNTTKVEQIADEVVQYFKANTIQKHKIYR
- a CDS encoding DUF4178 domain-containing protein; its protein translation is MHYVCPACESENTLDLTFPIEEYVCKTCSHLIDVAGNKKTKHLKVPTENVVLDVGQKGEINGVEYTVVAITVKRYGNSIFWREYSLKDSKGNDAFLSESDGHWVFLTSMHPDDFKGKNSKLPTYLGRTYRWYENTPCSIDAAAGFFDEHLDFNLATYQEYVNGTRMISQETVGKKNQYFYGVHISKHEVKRAFKIAHMPYYTGIGIVQPYYFDIRQAINIFCIAALLICLLQLYVYASRTNETVFAETINFSDVKDKELVSKSFTLSGGSAPLKVNAFSGVDNSWANIQLSLVNEKTNEIIYTSKDIEQYHGYEDGESWSEGSQSEDFNLCGVGSGKYHFIISAEKEGGLPSFSGLTSPDSKIMISRDKSGIIEITDIFKVQTKTFTDGQTLEKDTSEVIRLAKASFGTQKLDSLINTEALRLTTDPISSNTYVQLKATWLPVSFWNFGFILFIMVVLFVAMWIGRHFFNVNKWKNSSNTPYATS
- the ctlX gene encoding citrulline utilization hydrolase CtlX, which translates into the protein MQTTDTVLMIEPIAFGYNAETAKNNYFQVEQTGSDIQSKALAEFNTFVGKLRGKGINVITIKDTLDPHTPDSIFPNNWVSFHKDGKVVLYPMFASNRRVERRDDIIESIKDQGFEVTEIDDWSFPETQGHFLEGTGSMIFDHDNKIAYGSVSLRLDEKLFREFCAKFGFTPVVFHSFQTVGTERLPIYHTNVMMCVADKFVVICLDCIDDELEREKVVETIKGSGKEIIEISEEQMQQFAGNMLQVQNKDGEKFLVMSQTAYQSLTTEQVAAIEKYCEIIYSDLNTIEVNGGGSARCMLAEVFLPKK
- a CDS encoding NAD(P)/FAD-dependent oxidoreductase, producing the protein MLPFLQYCGKKVKSLLLKITGTNHVLGHRLWAKDFPQFSEVVHTKYLIVGGGISGLSACRFFSQNNEQDYLLLEMENHLGGNSSNGQNSFSKFPLGAHYLPLPNKENIEIIEFLKECGICLGIEDSGEPILDEYQMTFPQQERLFYKNSWQNDIVPQRGISAEIQQELNRFFKLMDEFRLKKDAEGKYWFAIPVHDSSKDDEVLKLEKVIFKDWLKENNYHSEELLWLLDYSCRDDFGLGIDYVSAWAGIHYFAGRKNNWSTKYKDQVFTWPEGNARLAKHFSKYTEGKHRSGNLVFDVKINDKVEVLSFDNTQKKTKKIIADKVLFASPQFVNERIFNHQKAASFNYVPWLLTTITLKNEFGGDEELAWDNVIYGSSGLGYIFDQHQNLNQIMGEKVITHYKSFSTGDCRKARKKLYAMKDAELKTLVLEDLKKAHPLIEDFILEMQFHKIGHAMIAPVPDQIFGEKTKTAKEPIEDKIFFAHSDISGISIFEEAFYQGIRTAERMI
- a CDS encoding polyamine aminopropyltransferase; translation: MDKKRIPLELLLLFSVFVIATCGLIYELVAGALASYLLGDSVKQFSFIIGVYLFSMGVGSYFAKFIKGNLIDKFIEIEILVGIVGGISSVVLFTLFNTLAHFESVLYLFVFFTGCLVGVEIPLLMNILKDRVQFKDLVSNVFAFDYIGALLASILFPLVLIPKLGIVKTPLFFGLINISIAIFLCYYLKRELSKPFSLKVKSISAFIVLVGLFIFSDTILSYSEEKLYGENVVYTKSSPYQRIVLTRNTHEFRLYLNNNLQFSSTDEYRYHEALVHPAMSMAKKIDNVLILGGGDGFAAREVLKYKDVKKITLVDLDGEMTQFFKTNETMRRLNQNSFSNPKVEIINKDAYIWVKESKKKFDVIIIDFPDPSNYSLGKLYSLQFYKELERLTTLDTKIVVQTTSPYFAPKSFWCIEKTINQIFPFTAAYHTYVPSFGEWGFSMASFEPINNRIYRKLPGLKYYDYNFSQMSYFNKDMKVKDVEVNRLDNQILVRYFDEEWGKVQ
- a CDS encoding DUF350 domain-containing protein, with protein sequence MDNINFLPILNSVLYSFLGIAILLACYFIIEKITPEKTWHEIAQNKNIAIAIVFAAFIIGISMIISAAIHG